One stretch of Amycolatopsis sp. 195334CR DNA includes these proteins:
- a CDS encoding FAD-binding oxidoreductase: MTIAPELSGRVLTELAGAIGGEHVLTSKTARYNRARVPAPFPVHRWPERVPDLVVLPGSTEEVAEVVRIANAHRIPIVPRDGGTGLTDGAVPERRGIVVDVKRLNQIKEIDLENRTCTVGTGINALKLNEVLAKHGLIYPDDPASYPCSLVGGRIGTSGWSLVGSRYGHSRDLVLSFDFVLPTGKVIHLGDGGGRKVSKSSSGYQLKHLFMGHQGTLGIATEATLKLFPKPEAELSPFWSFPDYDSAYRCVGQLARAGVATFAGAVLFDEWKVDYLRRDDEAYIPQPADVRALVCAVAYGNEDEVRAGGKRLLRIARDAGARYLGDEISQGDWAARHDRYATPLHGRTRSGQVAPMSWHCEDAAINYTELAGVRVEWHAIVERLRARFDVFDDWGMFFYTSANTGVDYLTEIDIGIWEQELDDEAWAAWVDAKREIAAVALRAGGSISACHGSCREGEVDLVPLELGGGYDVMLDVKRAVDPNNIMNPGKYGLQRAYEQGVRA, translated from the coding sequence ATGACCATCGCACCGGAACTCTCCGGCCGCGTGCTCACCGAACTGGCCGGCGCGATCGGCGGCGAGCACGTGCTGACCTCGAAGACCGCGCGCTACAACCGGGCCAGGGTGCCCGCGCCGTTCCCGGTGCACCGGTGGCCGGAACGCGTGCCGGACCTGGTGGTGCTGCCCGGATCCACCGAGGAGGTGGCCGAGGTGGTGCGCATTGCCAACGCGCACCGCATCCCGATCGTGCCCCGTGACGGCGGCACCGGCCTGACCGACGGCGCGGTGCCCGAACGCCGCGGCATCGTGGTGGACGTCAAGCGCCTCAACCAGATCAAGGAGATCGATCTGGAGAACCGGACCTGCACGGTGGGCACCGGCATCAACGCGCTCAAGCTGAACGAGGTGCTGGCCAAGCACGGGCTGATCTACCCGGACGATCCGGCCTCCTACCCGTGCTCGCTGGTCGGCGGCCGGATCGGCACCAGCGGCTGGTCGCTGGTCGGCTCGCGGTACGGGCATTCGCGGGACCTGGTGCTCAGCTTCGACTTCGTGCTGCCCACCGGCAAGGTGATCCACCTCGGCGACGGCGGTGGCCGGAAGGTGTCCAAGAGCTCCAGCGGGTACCAGCTCAAGCACCTGTTCATGGGGCACCAGGGCACGCTCGGCATCGCCACCGAGGCGACGCTGAAGCTGTTCCCCAAGCCGGAGGCGGAACTCTCGCCGTTCTGGTCCTTTCCGGACTACGACAGCGCGTACCGCTGCGTCGGGCAACTCGCGCGCGCCGGGGTGGCCACCTTCGCCGGCGCTGTCCTCTTTGATGAGTGGAAAGTGGACTATCTCCGCCGCGACGACGAGGCGTACATCCCGCAACCGGCGGACGTGCGCGCGCTGGTGTGCGCGGTGGCCTACGGCAACGAGGACGAGGTCCGCGCGGGTGGCAAACGTTTGCTGCGCATCGCCAGGGATGCGGGCGCGCGTTATCTCGGCGACGAGATCTCCCAAGGCGACTGGGCCGCGCGGCACGACCGCTACGCCACCCCGTTGCACGGACGGACCCGCTCCGGTCAGGTCGCGCCGATGAGCTGGCACTGCGAGGACGCGGCGATCAACTACACCGAACTGGCCGGGGTCCGGGTCGAGTGGCACGCCATCGTCGAGCGCCTCCGCGCCCGCTTCGACGTGTTCGACGACTGGGGGATGTTCTTCTACACCAGCGCGAACACCGGCGTGGACTACCTCACCGAGATCGACATCGGCATCTGGGAACAGGAACTCGACGACGAGGCGTGGGCGGCCTGGGTGGACGCCAAGCGGGAGATCGCCGCGGTGGCGTTGCGCGCGGGTGGCTCGATCAGCGCCTGCCACGGTTCCTGCCGCGAGGGCGAGGTCGACCTGGTGCCGCTCGAACTCGGCGGCGGTTACGACGTGATGCTGGACGTGAAACGCGCGGTCGACCCCAACAACATCATGAACCCCGGCAAGTACGGGCTCCAGCGAGCTTACGAACAGGGGGTCCGAGCATGA
- a CDS encoding (Fe-S)-binding protein — MTEAPDHHHSPVTVEFLSDWRNASYNCFSSGHKFCREVCPVMQVTRNESWTPTAFHANVVAMEKGELTVSDVAEDYVNCTQCGACELRCPNTLFTGDFYRFRTRTVDLVKQMRALAVDNGVHQPGYQRWNQLTDERTHEPVLGEVPVSQDHVRDWSSGLDLPIGGETILFVDCEAAFYRTSVPRAVAQILQRAGVEFGLMREQWCCGGPAAEMGYRDQAKRFAEHNLADWRASGVKRVLVLDPHDYITFTEDYPAYFGDDYEIEIVLVVELLAKLIAEGRLTPEIPIEHTITYHDPCRLNKRKGVWREPREILRSIPGLTFNDVDRVTQWSYCSGGGGGLPVEKPELTAKISENRLAKAAELEVDTLVSACPWSERPLSAAGEAHAIDVVDIHELLAESLGIEVGGSRGA; from the coding sequence ATGACCGAAGCCCCGGACCACCACCACTCACCGGTGACCGTCGAATTCCTGTCCGACTGGCGCAACGCCAGCTACAACTGCTTCTCCTCGGGCCACAAGTTCTGCCGCGAGGTCTGCCCCGTGATGCAGGTGACCCGCAACGAGTCGTGGACGCCGACGGCCTTCCACGCCAACGTCGTCGCGATGGAGAAGGGCGAACTGACCGTCTCCGACGTGGCCGAGGACTACGTCAACTGCACCCAGTGCGGTGCCTGCGAACTGCGCTGCCCCAACACCCTGTTCACCGGCGACTTCTACCGCTTCCGCACCCGGACGGTCGACCTGGTCAAGCAGATGCGCGCGCTGGCCGTGGACAACGGCGTGCACCAGCCCGGTTACCAGCGCTGGAACCAGCTCACCGACGAGCGCACGCACGAGCCGGTGCTCGGCGAGGTGCCGGTGAGCCAGGACCACGTGCGCGACTGGTCGTCCGGGCTGGACCTGCCGATCGGTGGCGAGACCATTCTGTTCGTCGACTGCGAGGCGGCCTTCTACCGCACTTCGGTCCCGCGTGCGGTGGCGCAGATCCTGCAGCGCGCCGGCGTGGAGTTCGGCCTGATGCGCGAGCAGTGGTGCTGCGGCGGGCCCGCCGCCGAAATGGGCTACCGCGACCAGGCCAAGCGGTTCGCCGAGCACAACCTGGCCGACTGGCGGGCCTCCGGGGTCAAGCGCGTGCTGGTGCTCGACCCGCACGACTACATCACCTTCACCGAGGACTACCCGGCCTACTTCGGCGACGACTACGAGATCGAGATCGTGCTGGTGGTCGAACTGCTGGCGAAGTTGATCGCCGAGGGCAGGCTCACCCCGGAGATCCCGATCGAGCACACGATCACCTACCACGACCCGTGCCGGCTCAACAAGCGCAAGGGCGTCTGGCGGGAACCCCGCGAGATCCTGCGGTCGATCCCCGGGCTGACCTTCAACGACGTCGACCGCGTGACGCAGTGGTCCTACTGCTCCGGCGGCGGTGGCGGGCTCCCGGTGGAGAAACCGGAACTCACCGCGAAGATCAGCGAGAACCGGCTGGCGAAGGCGGCCGAGCTGGAGGTCGACACGCTGGTGTCGGCCTGCCCGTGGTCCGAGCGCCCGCTGTCCGCCGCGGGCGAGGCCCACGCCATCGACGTGGTCGACATCCACGAACTGCTCGCCGAATCACTCGGCATCGAGGTCGGGGGGAGCCGGGGAGCATGA
- a CDS encoding FCD domain-containing protein produces MSERGESGTPRHVIFAPLADGGRVDVVGRRISEAIGLGLITDGEQLPSETELAGALNVSTVTLREALSSLRQQGLLETRRGRGGGSFVRAPADASTARLRKLLRETGVHELREIGDQHLAVAGTAARLAAERASADHLDRLRGLIDQLAAAATVGERRRADGRFHIEIAAAAQSTRLTRQEIDLQGEIGELLWIPLGEAVQLDEAVAQHREILAAIEAGDGERARAATESHIEHGIARLIEFHLQLAQR; encoded by the coding sequence GTGAGCGAACGCGGGGAGTCGGGCACTCCGCGGCACGTGATCTTCGCGCCGCTGGCCGACGGCGGCCGGGTGGACGTGGTCGGCAGGCGGATCAGCGAGGCGATCGGCCTCGGCCTGATCACCGACGGCGAGCAGCTGCCGAGCGAGACCGAACTGGCCGGCGCGCTCAACGTGTCCACGGTGACCCTGCGCGAGGCGCTGTCCTCCCTGCGGCAGCAGGGCCTGCTCGAAACGCGGCGCGGCCGCGGCGGCGGCAGCTTCGTCCGCGCCCCGGCCGACGCTTCCACCGCGCGCCTGCGCAAGCTGCTGCGCGAGACCGGCGTGCACGAGCTGCGCGAGATCGGCGACCAGCACCTCGCGGTGGCCGGGACCGCGGCCAGGCTGGCCGCCGAACGCGCCTCCGCCGACCACCTCGACCGGCTGCGCGGGCTGATCGACCAGCTCGCCGCGGCGGCCACGGTCGGCGAAAGACGGCGGGCCGACGGCCGGTTCCACATCGAGATCGCGGCCGCGGCCCAGTCGACCAGGCTCACCCGCCAGGAGATCGACCTGCAGGGCGAGATCGGCGAACTGCTGTGGATCCCGCTCGGCGAGGCGGTGCAGCTGGACGAAGCCGTGGCGCAGCACCGCGAGATCCTCGCCGCGATCGAAGCCGGTGACGGCGAGCGCGCCCGTGCGGCCACCGAATCCCACATCGAGCACGGGATCGCCCGGCTCATCGAATTCCACCTGCAGCTCGCCCAGCGCTGA
- a CDS encoding cache domain-containing protein: protein MAHARDLDDRVATARVEALLNEVFAGIGALAAQVVALYERAGAEGRAPSTTDLAALRPAILAHLRGPGPALAGTGVIMAPELLADEPRWLEWLRLPLGSSEPCPLSVDLDPHSVAGYEYTSTEWFSAPRRTGRRVVVGPYVDYAGTDEYILTFAEPIRSGERFLGVAAADIRATDFEQSMLPVLDATAPRSALVNGFGRVIASNSPDTLLGLLAPEARQECALPRGDAWADCDGLPWSLRTV, encoded by the coding sequence GTGGCCCACGCGCGGGACCTGGACGACCGCGTGGCCACCGCGCGGGTCGAAGCCCTGTTGAACGAGGTTTTCGCCGGGATCGGCGCGCTGGCCGCGCAGGTGGTCGCGCTCTACGAACGGGCGGGCGCCGAGGGGCGCGCGCCGAGCACCACCGATCTCGCCGCGCTGCGCCCGGCCATCCTGGCCCACCTGCGCGGCCCCGGCCCGGCGCTGGCCGGCACCGGCGTGATCATGGCGCCCGAACTGCTGGCCGACGAACCGCGCTGGCTCGAATGGCTGCGCCTGCCGCTGGGCTCGTCCGAACCGTGCCCGCTGTCGGTGGATCTCGACCCGCACAGCGTGGCCGGGTACGAGTACACCTCGACCGAGTGGTTCTCCGCGCCCCGGCGCACCGGGCGGCGCGTGGTCGTCGGCCCGTACGTCGACTACGCGGGCACCGACGAGTACATCCTCACCTTCGCCGAGCCGATCCGATCGGGTGAGCGGTTCCTCGGCGTGGCCGCGGCCGACATCCGCGCGACCGACTTCGAGCAGTCGATGCTGCCGGTGCTCGACGCCACCGCGCCACGCTCGGCGCTGGTCAACGGCTTCGGCCGGGTGATCGCGTCGAACTCGCCGGACACCCTGCTCGGCCTGCTCGCGCCGGAGGCCAGGCAGGAGTGCGCGCTCCCCCGCGGGGACGCGTGGGCCGACTGCGACGGCCTGCCCTGGTCCCTCCGGACCGTCTGA
- a CDS encoding ABC-F family ATP-binding cassette domain-containing protein — protein sequence MSDAAVVCTNLSFSWPDDTPVFDQLSFSLPGGRTGLVAPNGAGKSTLLKLVAGALTPASGSVSVDGVLGYLPQDLPLTQDLSVAEVLGIAPVLRALEAIEAGDADEAHFTTIGTDWDVEERTRAQLARLGLGGLALDRRLDTLSGGQIVSLGLAAQLLKRPDVLLLDEPTNNLDLDARHQLYDVLADWTGCLLVVSHDRELLDRMDRIAELDRGEIRFYGGNFTEYEQAVQAAREVAEKNIRNAEQEVKREKREMQQARERAARRASNASRNLGNAGLPKIFAGTMKRNAQESAGKADGTHGARLDAAKAKLDQAERSLREDQKIALHLPQTAVPAGRTLFLGQRLRVRELFAGDGADLAIRGPERISLTGANGSGKSTLLRIVQGELEPESGEVRRSDGRIAYLSQRLDLLDPERTVAENLADAAPAMLPADRMNLLARFLFRGARTQLPVGVLSGGERLRATLACVLFAEPAPQLLLLDEPTNNLDLVSAGQLENALNAYEGAFVVVSHDERFLANIGIQRRLRLEGGRLAEA from the coding sequence ATGTCCGACGCCGCTGTCGTCTGCACCAACCTGTCCTTCTCCTGGCCCGACGACACCCCCGTCTTCGACCAGCTCTCCTTCTCGCTGCCCGGCGGCCGCACCGGGCTGGTCGCGCCGAACGGCGCCGGGAAGTCCACTTTGCTCAAACTCGTCGCCGGTGCGCTGACGCCCGCGTCCGGCTCGGTCTCGGTGGACGGCGTGCTCGGGTACCTCCCGCAGGACCTGCCGCTGACGCAGGATCTGAGCGTGGCCGAGGTGCTGGGGATCGCCCCTGTGCTGCGGGCACTGGAGGCCATCGAAGCCGGGGACGCCGACGAGGCGCACTTCACCACCATCGGCACCGACTGGGACGTCGAAGAACGCACGCGCGCCCAGCTGGCCCGGCTCGGTCTCGGCGGGCTCGCGCTCGACCGCCGCCTCGACACGCTCAGCGGCGGGCAGATCGTCTCGCTCGGCCTGGCCGCACAACTGCTGAAGCGGCCCGACGTGCTGCTGCTCGACGAGCCCACCAACAACCTCGACCTCGACGCGCGCCACCAGCTCTACGACGTGCTCGCCGACTGGACCGGCTGCCTGCTGGTGGTCAGCCACGACCGCGAGCTGCTCGACCGGATGGACCGCATCGCCGAACTCGACCGCGGCGAAATCCGGTTCTACGGCGGCAATTTCACCGAGTACGAGCAGGCGGTGCAGGCCGCGCGCGAGGTCGCGGAGAAGAACATCCGCAACGCCGAGCAGGAGGTCAAACGCGAGAAGCGGGAGATGCAGCAGGCACGCGAACGGGCGGCGCGCCGGGCCAGCAACGCCTCGCGCAATCTCGGCAACGCCGGGCTGCCGAAGATCTTCGCCGGGACCATGAAGCGCAACGCGCAGGAGTCGGCGGGCAAGGCCGACGGCACGCACGGCGCCCGGCTCGACGCGGCCAAGGCCAAACTGGACCAGGCCGAGCGTTCGCTGCGCGAGGACCAGAAGATCGCGCTGCACCTGCCGCAGACGGCCGTGCCCGCCGGGCGCACGCTGTTCCTCGGTCAACGGCTTCGAGTGCGGGAGCTGTTCGCCGGGGATGGGGCCGACCTGGCCATCCGCGGGCCCGAGCGGATCTCGCTGACCGGTGCCAACGGCAGCGGGAAGTCCACGCTCCTGCGGATCGTGCAGGGCGAACTCGAACCGGAGAGCGGTGAGGTGCGCCGGTCCGACGGCCGGATCGCCTACCTTTCGCAGCGCCTCGACCTGCTCGACCCCGAACGCACGGTGGCCGAGAACCTCGCCGACGCCGCGCCGGCGATGCTGCCCGCGGATCGGATGAACCTGTTGGCACGCTTCCTGTTCCGCGGTGCGAGGACGCAGTTGCCGGTCGGTGTGCTCTCCGGTGGCGAACGGCTGCGCGCCACGCTGGCCTGCGTGCTGTTCGCCGAACCGGCACCGCAGCTGCTCCTGCTCGACGAGCCGACCAACAACCTCGACCTGGTCAGCGCCGGGCAGCTGGAGAACGCGCTCAACGCCTACGAAGGCGCGTTCGTGGTGGTCAGCCACGACGAGCGGTTCCTGGCGAACATCGGCATACAACGAAGGCTGCGGCTGGAAGGCGGACGGCTGGCCGAAGCGTGA
- a CDS encoding ABC-F family ATP-binding cassette domain-containing protein, with translation MSALVARELVRGFGGRRVLDGVSLTAAPGHRIGLIGENGAGKSTLLRLLSGVDEPERGTVTRPADLGYLHQEMPFDGTAKVTDVLDDALADARTTLSSLDKLGAALDDPDRLDEYAELLEYAQRHDVWDADRRAEIVLAGLGLGAVEHHRTLASLSGGQRGRLALAALLVRRPSALLLDEPTNHLDDDAAAYLEEQLRGLPGTVVVASHDRAFLDAVCTDVLDLDPAVDGPTRYGGNYSAYLAEKHAERQRWERRFAEEQEEIAELRDALGLTTHQVAHHGVKRDNEKMGYGHTAGRVQNQISRRVRNTTRRLEELERRRVPPPPPPLRFQPGALAEQAPGEVLVALREVHLPGRLSVDRLEVTATERLLVTGANGAGKSTLLAVLAGHVEVAGVRRQEGLRIGLLSQDTEFDRPDLSARAIYRSVLGPDAVPLVSLGLLGRRDLGKPVGALSAGQRRRLALALLVADQPQLLLLDEPTNHLSPTLCDELEDALGSGPGAIVVASHDRWLRSRWGGTTIRLGPDDVRP, from the coding sequence GTGAGCGCCCTGGTGGCCCGCGAGCTCGTGCGCGGCTTCGGCGGCCGCCGGGTGCTCGACGGCGTCTCGCTGACCGCGGCTCCCGGGCACCGGATCGGGTTGATCGGCGAGAACGGCGCCGGGAAGTCGACCCTGCTGCGCCTGCTGTCCGGAGTGGACGAACCCGAGCGCGGCACGGTCACCCGGCCGGCGGATCTCGGCTACCTGCACCAGGAAATGCCGTTCGACGGCACGGCAAAGGTGACCGACGTGCTCGACGACGCACTGGCCGACGCCCGTACGACGCTGTCCTCATTGGACAAGCTGGGCGCCGCGCTCGACGATCCCGACCGGCTCGACGAGTACGCCGAGCTCCTGGAATACGCACAGCGGCACGACGTCTGGGACGCCGACCGGCGCGCCGAGATCGTGCTGGCCGGGCTCGGGCTCGGCGCGGTCGAGCACCATCGCACGCTCGCGTCGCTGTCCGGCGGGCAGCGCGGGCGGCTGGCGCTGGCCGCGCTGCTGGTGCGCCGCCCGTCCGCGCTGCTGCTCGACGAACCGACGAACCACCTCGACGACGACGCGGCGGCGTACCTGGAAGAACAGCTCCGCGGGCTGCCGGGCACGGTGGTGGTGGCCAGCCACGACCGCGCGTTCCTCGACGCGGTGTGCACCGACGTGCTCGACCTCGACCCCGCGGTGGACGGCCCGACGCGGTACGGCGGCAACTACAGCGCCTACCTGGCCGAGAAGCACGCGGAACGGCAGCGCTGGGAACGCCGGTTCGCCGAGGAGCAGGAGGAGATCGCCGAGCTGCGCGACGCACTGGGCCTGACCACGCACCAGGTGGCGCACCACGGCGTCAAGCGGGACAACGAGAAGATGGGGTACGGGCACACGGCGGGCCGGGTGCAGAACCAGATCTCGCGCCGGGTGCGCAACACCACCCGCCGGCTGGAGGAGCTGGAACGGCGGCGGGTTCCGCCACCCCCGCCGCCGCTGCGGTTCCAGCCCGGTGCGCTGGCCGAGCAGGCGCCGGGCGAGGTGCTGGTGGCGTTGCGCGAAGTGCACCTGCCCGGACGCCTGTCTGTTGATCGCCTCGAGGTGACGGCCACCGAACGGCTGCTCGTCACCGGGGCCAACGGTGCCGGTAAGTCGACACTGCTGGCCGTGCTGGCCGGGCACGTCGAGGTGGCCGGGGTTCGCCGCCAGGAGGGGTTGCGGATCGGGTTGCTGAGCCAGGACACCGAATTCGACCGGCCCGACCTCAGCGCGCGGGCGATCTACCGGTCGGTGCTCGGCCCGGACGCGGTGCCGCTCGTATCGCTGGGCCTGCTGGGCAGGCGGGATCTCGGCAAGCCCGTCGGCGCGCTGTCGGCCGGCCAACGGCGGCGGCTCGCGCTGGCGTTGCTGGTGGCCGACCAGCCGCAGTTGCTGCTGCTCGACGAGCCGACGAACCACCTGTCCCCCACGCTGTGCGACGAACTGGAGGACGCGCTGGGCAGCGGTCCCGGTGCGATCGTGGTGGCCAGCCACGACCGGTGGCTGCGCTCGCGCTGGGGCGGCACCACCATCCGGCTGGGCCCCGATGACGTACGCCCGTGA
- a CDS encoding Ohr family peroxiredoxin: protein MPEITYTAVATSTAEGRNGGRATSDDGALDVTLAVPAALGGAGGGTNPEQLFAAGWASCFVGAVRRVATAKQVRPGDLAVVAEVTLHHDTEASEFKLSAALHLEASGIDQATADELVRGAHQICPYSKATRGNVEVSLDATVA, encoded by the coding sequence ATGCCTGAGATCACCTACACCGCCGTCGCCACCTCCACCGCGGAGGGCCGCAACGGCGGCCGCGCGACCTCCGACGACGGCGCGCTCGACGTCACCCTCGCCGTGCCCGCGGCACTCGGCGGCGCCGGTGGCGGCACGAACCCGGAGCAGTTGTTCGCCGCGGGCTGGGCGTCCTGCTTCGTCGGGGCCGTGCGCCGGGTGGCGACCGCGAAGCAGGTGCGGCCCGGCGACCTCGCGGTCGTCGCGGAGGTCACCCTCCACCACGACACCGAGGCGAGCGAGTTCAAGCTCAGCGCCGCGCTGCACCTGGAAGCCTCGGGCATCGACCAGGCCACCGCCGACGAACTGGTGCGGGGCGCGCACCAGATCTGCCCGTACTCGAAGGCGACCCGGGGCAACGTGGAGGTCTCGCTGGACGCCACGGTCGCCTAG
- a CDS encoding alpha/beta fold hydrolase, which yields MISRRRFTQVLAAGAAGVAAGSLAACSPEKPAAAPDLRAGEGKNTSLGPIKQVTAGVLSTAYAEFGPATGTPVVLVHGWPYDGHSYADVAPLLAAQGYRVLIPFLRGYGATRFLSDGTVRNGQQSAIAADVVAFLDALGIGKAVLGGFDWGARTVAIIAALWPERCKALVSVSGYIITNLQANQQPLAPAAELGWWYQYYFATERGVLGYRQNTREFNKLIWQRASPQWTFDDATYDRSAAAFDNPDHVDIVIHNYRWRLGLAPGEAQYDAYEQKLATAPSIAVPTITIGSDFDGAAADGKPYRAKFTGKYEHRVFAGIGHNVPQEAPEPFTQAIVDADRL from the coding sequence ATGATCAGCAGGCGACGATTCACCCAGGTGCTGGCCGCGGGCGCGGCCGGGGTGGCGGCCGGTTCGCTGGCCGCGTGCTCGCCGGAGAAACCCGCCGCGGCGCCGGACCTGCGGGCGGGCGAGGGGAAGAACACCTCGCTCGGCCCGATCAAGCAGGTCACCGCCGGGGTGCTCAGCACGGCGTACGCCGAATTCGGGCCGGCCACCGGGACGCCGGTGGTGCTGGTGCACGGCTGGCCGTACGACGGGCACAGCTACGCCGACGTCGCGCCGCTGCTGGCCGCGCAGGGGTACCGGGTGCTCATCCCGTTCCTGCGGGGGTACGGCGCGACCCGGTTCCTGTCTGACGGCACCGTCCGCAATGGACAGCAGTCGGCCATCGCCGCCGACGTGGTCGCCTTCCTGGACGCACTGGGCATCGGCAAGGCGGTGCTCGGCGGCTTCGACTGGGGTGCGCGCACGGTCGCCATCATCGCCGCGCTGTGGCCGGAGCGCTGCAAGGCGCTGGTCTCGGTGAGCGGCTACATCATCACCAACCTCCAGGCGAACCAGCAGCCGCTGGCGCCCGCGGCCGAGCTGGGCTGGTGGTACCAGTACTACTTCGCCACCGAGCGCGGGGTGCTCGGGTACCGCCAGAACACGCGCGAGTTCAACAAGCTGATCTGGCAGCGAGCGTCTCCACAGTGGACATTCGACGACGCCACCTACGACCGGAGCGCGGCCGCCTTCGACAACCCCGACCACGTCGACATCGTCATCCACAACTACCGCTGGCGCCTCGGTCTCGCACCGGGCGAGGCGCAGTACGACGCCTACGAGCAGAAGCTCGCCACCGCGCCGTCGATCGCCGTACCCACCATCACGATCGGCAGCGACTTCGACGGCGCGGCGGCGGACGGGAAGCCCTACCGCGCCAAGTTCACCGGCAAGTACGAACACCGCGTCTTCGCCGGGATCGGGCACAACGTTCCGCAGGAGGCTCCCGAACCGTTCACCCAGGCCATCGTGGACGCGGACCGGCTCTAG